A stretch of the Streptomyces sp. WMMB303 genome encodes the following:
- the rpsB gene encoding 30S ribosomal protein S2 has protein sequence MAVVTMRELLESGVHFGHQTRRWNPKMKRFIFTERNGIYIIDLLQSLSYIDRAYEFVKETVAHGGSIMFVGTKKQAQEAIAEQATRVGMPYVNQRWLGGMLTNFSTVYKRLQRLKELEQIDFEDVAASGLTKKELLVLSREKAKLEKTLGGIREMQKVPSAVWIVDTKKEHIAVGEARKLNIPVVAILDTNCDPDEVDYKIPGNDDAIRSVTLLTRVIADAVAEGLIARSSGGSGESKGEKAAGEPLAEWERDLLEGEKAAEKPAAEAEKPAEAEAEAQPAAEAAGTAAEDEQAAAPAEQQG, from the coding sequence ATGGCCGTCGTCACGATGCGGGAGCTGCTGGAGAGCGGCGTCCACTTCGGGCACCAGACCCGTCGCTGGAACCCGAAGATGAAGCGCTTCATCTTCACCGAGCGCAACGGCATCTACATCATCGACCTGCTCCAGTCGCTGTCGTACATCGACCGCGCCTACGAGTTCGTCAAGGAGACCGTCGCCCACGGCGGCTCCATCATGTTCGTCGGCACCAAGAAGCAGGCCCAGGAGGCCATCGCCGAGCAGGCCACCCGCGTGGGTATGCCCTACGTGAACCAGCGCTGGCTCGGCGGCATGCTCACCAACTTCTCGACGGTCTACAAGCGGCTGCAGCGCCTCAAGGAGCTGGAGCAGATCGACTTCGAGGACGTGGCCGCCTCCGGCCTCACCAAGAAGGAGCTGCTGGTCCTCTCCCGCGAGAAGGCCAAGCTGGAGAAGACCCTCGGTGGTATCCGCGAGATGCAGAAGGTGCCCAGCGCCGTCTGGATCGTGGACACCAAGAAGGAGCACATCGCCGTCGGCGAGGCGCGCAAGCTCAACATCCCGGTGGTGGCGATCCTCGACACCAACTGCGACCCCGACGAGGTCGACTACAAGATCCCGGGCAACGACGACGCGATCCGCTCCGTCACTCTGCTGACCCGCGTGATCGCGGACGCCGTGGCGGAGGGCCTCATCGCCCGTTCGTCCGGGGGCTCCGGCGAGAGCAAGGGCGAGAAGGCCGCCGGTGAGCCGCTGGCCGAGTGGGAGCGTGACCTCCTCGAGGGCGAGAAGGCCGCCGAGAAGCCGGCTGCCGAGGCGGAGAAGCCCGCCGAGGCCGAGGCCGAGGCTCAGCCCGCCGCTGAGGCCGCCGGTACCGCTGCCGAGGACGAGCAGGCGGCGGCCCCCGCCGAGCAGCAGGGCTGA